One Coprobacter fastidiosus genomic window, ATGGATGAGATTAAGAAAGGTACGGATGCCAATGAAGCTTTGAAAAAAGTGACCGGCACTTACGGACGTTTCACTGAAGAACAGGGTGCAGTTAAACATATTGATCCACGTCACGAATAATATAGGGAGGAACAGATAATGATTAGAGAAGTAAAATTTGAAAGTCAAGACCGTCGTATCAAACAGATTCTTGCTGCATTGAACGAAAACGGAATTAAAGATATCGAAGAAGCAAATGCTATCTGCGAATCATATGGTCTCGATCCTTATAAAACGTGTGAGGAAACTCAGCCTATTTGTTTTGAAAATGCGAAATGGGCTTATGTCGTAGGCGCTGCTATCGCTTTGAAAAAAGGTTGCAAGAATGCGGCAGAAGCAGCAGAGGCTATCGGCATAGGATTGCAGGCGTTTTGTATTCCCGGTTCTGTTGCCGATGATCGTAAAGTAGGTATAGGACACGGTAATTTGGCTGCAATGTTATTGCGTGAAGAAACTAAATGTTTCGCATTTTTGGCTGGTCACGAGTCGTTTGCTGCGGCTGAAGGTGCTATCAAAATTGCTGCAAAGGCCGATAAAGTACGTAAAGAACCTTTACGTTGTATTTTGAATGGGCTTGGTAAAGATGCTGCACAGATTATCTCTCGTATCAACGGATTTACCTATGTTCAGACTCAGTTCGATTACTATACCGGAGAGCTGAAGGTGGTTAAAGAAATTGCATATTCCGATGGTCCTCGTGCCAAAGTAAAATGCTATGGTGCTGACGATGTTCGCGAAGGTGTGGCTATTATGTGGAAAGAAGGCGTAGATGTGTCTATCACAGGTAACTCTACCAACCCGACCCGTTTCCAACATCCGGTTGCCGGAACATATAAAAAAGAACGTGTATTGGCAGGCAAACCTTATTTCTCTGTTGCTTCAGGTGGTGGTACGGGGCGTACTTTACATCCTGATAATATGGCTGCTGGTCCTGCATCTTACGGTATGACGGACACAATGGGTCGTATGCACTCAGACGCCCAGTTCGCTGGTTCTTCATCAGTTCCCGCTCACGTGGAAATGATGGGATTCCTCGGTATCGGTAACAACCCGATGGTAGGATGTACAGTGGCTTGCGCGGTTGACGTGGCTACTGCTTTGAATAAGTAATTCAAGTTACTTTATATAGATAAACTCCTGTAATCCTTGTGGTTGCAGGAGTTTTTTATTTGAGATAACTTGGCTTAGATAACAGATTGAAGCACCTTGCATCACTCACTATTCAGAGTGAATGAATGGTGAATCAGTAAGGAGATAACAAGATAAATCCTGCTTTATTTAAGTCCAAACAGCTTATGTAAAGAGTAGCCAATTACCCCTCAAATCAAACCATAAACAGGTTACTTTTGCAGCCGATTTGCAGCCGAATTTGCCATTCTTTAAAAACGGCTGCAAGAATTGGCATAATCAACTATAATACAATGCAATACACTCCATATAACATTTAATTTAAAATGGAGAAACATTGTACAATGGTTTACTTTTCATTAAGAGAAAGTAAGCAAAACAAGAAAGGTCTATCACCTATTGAGGTTTCAATCACCACCAACGGGAAGAGAATCTACTTTAGTACAGGTAAGCACATATCTGCTGCCGATTGGAACAAAGAGAAGCAAGCTGTAAAAGGTAAGAGTGAAGAAGCGCAACTAATCAACGGTTATCTGATTCAACTACGGAATAAGATATATCAGAAAGAAATTGAGCTACTCCAAAAGGGTTATCTTATCACTGCTGAACTATTAAAAGAAGCTATCACAGATAAGGTGGAAGCTCTGAACGAAAAGACTTTATTGGATGTTCTGAACGAACATAACACTGAACGCAAAGCAATGGTAGGTAAAACTGTTGCCCCTGCCACTTATTGGGTGTTTGAATATACAGGCAGATTATTCAAAGAGTTTATTCAGAAGAAATATGAGCGTAAGGACTTATATTTAAGAGAGATAAACTTGGGCTTCATTCAAGGATTTCATGCTTACCTTTTAGGAGAGAAGAAGATGGGGCAAAACTCCTGCACCAAGCATTTAAAGTTCTTAAAGAAGTTGCTAAATTTAGCTGTCGCCAACTCTTATATATCCTACAATCCTGTAAATGCTTATAAAGTAGAACGCGAACCCGTAGAAGTGGATTTCTTGGATGAAGAAGAATTGAGGAAGATTATCAACTTTGACACTCCCCTGCCAAGATTGGAACGAGCTAAAGATATGTTCCTCTTTGGGTGCTTCACTGGGCTTAGTTACATTGACATTAAGACCTTGACGCCAGAACACTTTGAGAAAGACAGTGCAGGCAGAATATGGATTAAGAAGCGTAGAGTTAAAACAGGAGTTCTATCACGCATCCCCCTACTCCCCATTGCCAAGCTGATATTGGATAAGTACAAGGGTGGAGAGAAACTACTCCCTATTCAAGACCCTGCGGACATCAACAAATATCTAAAGGATATAGCTATACTCTGTGGAATCAATAAACGAATCTGCTTCCACACAAGTAGGCACACCTTTGCAAGTACCGTTACATTAGCCAATAACATATCGCTGGAAGTTGTTTCTAAGATGTTGGGACATACCAATACACGAATGACCGCCCACTATGCAAGGCTAATAGACAAGTGCATAGGTGAACAGATGGATAAACTCATGGATACGTTTACAGGAGATTCTGATTACTAAAGCATATCCTACCCACAAATTCCCCACTTGTAGCAATGCAGGTGGGGATTATTTTTTAATTTTGCCTTAAACTAATAATTATGGAGAAGCTAAAGGAAGATTACATAAGCATTGATACCCGTTTGGAATACATGGAAGCCATAACCGTTAAATATGTTCCAGACATAGATATAGACCCAGCCACAGGAGAAAGATACGTCTGTGGCACTACCGCCTTACCTCTATTCATAAGGAGATACAATCAGAATAAACTATACGGCAACTTCACATACGAAGATTATATATCCAATGAGGACATACAGAATGCACTGAAAGGTTTAGGAGTTGATATAGATAAGTTCTGGTTTCTACTTCTGTTCATCTTTGACTATACTTGTGGAACGTGCTTGGACGGAATGAAAGCTACAGGCATTGGAATAGAACAACTCACCAAATTCGCCAAAGCCATAGCTGACAACCATAAGGAGATTAACCAATTTGGAGTGAGTTTTAAAAAGCCTATTACTGTCTCTGTAAAGATTGAAGGCAAGCATCAGATAGTAATTGACAATGCCAATGCAATAGGTTACTTGGCTACTACCATTGCCAACAACCTAAAAGAGATAGAGGAACACCCTTGGATGCAGAGCCAACAAGTCAGCATAAGCACCCATGCAGAAGAAAAGGAATCCATTCAGATATGGCTGTTCTATAAGATGTTCAATGACTTCTTCAATCTATCTCCATATAACAAGCAGTTTAATGTCAGACAGAAGAAAGGAAGCACCATATCACTTAGTAAGACACTGCTCATATCAAGGCTTATCTACTTTACCAAGTTATCTACAAATAAAAACCTCTCAGAGGATGAATTTACTTTAAAAGGCTACATCAAGCAATACAAAGACAAAAGAATTGATACAGTGAATAGCATATATTGACAATAAATTTCTGATAATTAATACAGTCCTGCTTCATGCCATTAAGAGGGTACATGAAAGCAGGACTTTTTTTCTCTCTTTTAATCCTGCCATTATATCCCATCTTTGCATCGTCAAAACGATAGCGGACGAGCAACCAATTAAGAGGGGAAGTAAAACCACTCATTATTTTCTCTCTTTTAGTCAGCCCAGAAGCAAGTAGTTTTGCAGCGTAATCAGATAACTAAGTGTACATAGGTTTGACGGTTGCACAGCACATTTTAATAACTATTAAAAACAAACAAATATGAAAACATTGAACATTAATGCAGCAGAGATGACAAACAACAGTGTAGAATCAAACAACGTAGTTATGGGTAACGTAGAGGAACTGACTAAGGTTTTAAAACAAGAAGAGAAAGAATTACAGCGTCTCATAAAGAGAAATGCAAATGAAGCTGTAATAGCAGCACAACAAAATGTAGTTGATAGTGCCAAAGCTAAGTTGGAACAGGCACAGGAATTTGAGAATGAATCCAATGAGAATATAGGAAATGACTTCCTTACATTCTCAATAGTCAATGAAGAAACAGGAGCAAGAACTGAACAACAGAAGAAGATAGCATTCGTTAAACACAACAGACCTGTAAACTCCAAGAAAGTAGATGGATTCATTGCTCTAATAGCTGCAAATAAATATGAGAAAGCATTTCCTATTATTGTAGTAGAAGCAACAAAGCTGATTGAAGCAGGCTATACTGTTACTGGTATTAAAGGCAGAGAATTAACCAAAGAGGAAGCAGCGGACTATCTCGTTATCCTTGACGGTCAGCACAGATGTACAGCATTCGCCAAGTTGGTAGCAACAGGAAAGTACACTGAAACAATTCCCAATGTTTATATGAGAGATGTAGAGAATGTAGGTGAATACTTGGTTGATATTAATAATGTAGGCAGCAGTTGGGATAAAAAGGACAGATTGGTTGTAGCTTCTTTGACTTCTAATGATGAACTGTTCCAAAATGTGGCAGAACTGTTGAATGAAGGTTTCAACCCATCTACCGCCATGCTGATTTACACAGGTAAGAGCTTATCTGACAAACAAGTGAACAAGGCTTTAAAAGGAGAAGAGATAGCACTTCCCAAAGGTGCAGAGATTAATATTGAAAGAGGTAACAAGTTTATCTATTTATGCAAGGCCGCCAATATGAGCGTCAGTTTCATTACCAAACGTTACTTCATCAAAGACTTCAACAGTTATGCCAAATCCACAAGTGAGGAACAGGCATTTGAAGCATTAAACAAATTGAAAAAGCTGAACTATACAGAAAAAGACTGGAAAGAGGTCAAAGAAGAAAATGACTTCATAGAAATATTGAAAGAAGCTATGGAAGCATAAGCCACTAACAGCAAAGCCCATGTGACAGGTGGGCTTGCTCTCCCCCAAGTTCTTAGACATTCTGAATAGCATAAGGTTTGATTCTTAAATGTGTGGTCTTATCATTAGTACCTAACCTATGAAGTTCTTATCTTTACAGTACCACAAACAGATAATCCCACCACACAGATAAGCAGACTACAAACTATTCAGAATATCTAAAATGGAAGAATTTACCTATGAACAGATAAGGGCTAAGGCTCTTAAACAGGGAGTAAAAGATAACAAGGTTCACATTGGATTGTGGGCTAATCTTAACAACTATCTAAAGACAAGGAGAAAGAAAAATGGAAAGGTTACTACCTATTATATCTCATTGCAGAAATTGGCTTATTAACTTACTAATACTTGAATTGACATGATAATTCATTTGCCAACAGGGAAGAAGTTCCACAACAGAAAGGAAGCCAAGATATACTTTGGAACTGCCTACTATTACAGGATGGAACGAGAGAAGAAAGATTTAAAGTTTATTCAATCAGCTACTAATGAATATGAAGATACCTCAAAGATACCTGCAAAACAGGACAAGCAGCATTAGGCAGGATTATGCTACCATTAATAAATCAATAGTGAACAAACTTAATCCACCCAACATGTACAGGTTCTTCTGTCTGTCCTTATATAGAAATGACTATTATAAGGTCAGATGGAGAATCAAGGATTTAGCCAAACGGACAGGAGAGAGTGAGGACGCATTAAAGAACTTCAATAAGGATATAGAAGCTGTGTTGATTAGAAAAAGATACCCTGTACCAATTAACCACCCTATATATGAATTTACAATGAGAAGTCTATACTGCATCCCACCCATAGACCGCCCCAACTTTATAACACTCTGCCATCTCTTTATGAAAGTGGATTTGGATATTAAAGTGAAAGGATATTATATCAAGCTCCTATTAATAGCAGAAGATAATAAGATACTGCTTACTTTTAATAAGTTGGCTGATAAATTGGGAATGGGTAAGAAAAGTGTTGAGAATTATAATTTGGATTTATATGATGCAGGTCTGTTAAAATATATACCCAACGGATTTGAGCTTACTCCAAAAGAACTATTATTAGACAATGATATAGCAAAACAACGTAAGGAGTGGAATCCAACCAACTCAAAAAACGTGGTTCAGATAGCTTTCAAGTCCAAATAACAGGCAAGCAGGATTTTTCGTACTGTTTATTAATATATTAATAGATGGTACGAATAATCCCAAGTCTGCCTTAAATCCACTTTATAAGCACTTGAAGTTGAATATTTAAAGTCGGATGCAACATTTAAGGTAAAGAATGGATTTTATAACCCCAATCTTCAAAATGTTACACGCGATACCATACCACTAATTTACACCCCCTCTCACCAAACAGAATAAAAATGAGATTGGGCATAGACCTGCTCACCCCCTCAATCCTTATAAATTTTACTATTCACCTCACATCATTCATGGACTTCTTAAAGAGATACACAATAAAGACATAATGGTAATATAGTCTAATTGTAATATCACTTAAATGTAATTCAGCGGATTGTAGTAAAGTCAAAATCGTTATGGAACAATCCAAGGCGATAGGAGCTTTACCAATTCGAGAGTTAAATCAATCAATAATCATTTAAACAATTTATCATTATGAGAAATTTAGTTATCATGCCAGCTATGGCAAACAACCGTGAGAGAATGAATTGGGGTGAATACGCAGAGGAAGCTACAATCATTGTGGACGAACCTGTAAGACCTGTAACCCATTTCATTGAAGCAAACACGCAGGAAGTAACCTTACATCATTTGAAACATGACTGCATCACACCTGTGTTCTCTAAGGACAACGAGCTGACCATTAACCATGCCGCATTTGTGGAAACCATACAGGATGCAGCCCAATCATTCTTTAACGGTGAGAAAGTGGAACAGGCAGATATAAGAGTAAGCCACATTATCAAAGGCAGAATCCCTGAAGCTATCCATAAGCCAGCCAACCAACTGTTGGAATCTGACAAGACCATTTATTATGAGAGGGCAGCATTCAGCATTGATGTTCCTACCATTTATGAAACGGTGGGTGGAAATAAACTCAATCTTTCCATTGTAGGTGTGAGAGCTTATAATCAGATGAACCTGTACAGCAAGAAAGTTCCAGAGCTGTTCAGATTGGCGATTGGCTTCAAGAACCAAGTTTGTTGTAATATGTGCATCTTTACCAATGGCTACAAGGATGATTTAAGGGTAAGTAACACAACTGAACTCTATCGTGCAGCCTTGGAACTGTTCAATAACTACAACCCTGCCAAACATCTTTATCTGATGCAGCAATTAGGCAACACTTCCATGAGTGAACATCAATTCGCACAGATTATAGGCAAGATGCGACTTTACCAATGCTTGCCAACAGGCTATCAAAAGGCACTGCCAAGAATGTTGCTTACAGACACACAGATAAACAGTGTAGCCAAAGCATACATTCACGATGATAACTTTGGCAGCTTTGGGAGTGAGCTTAATATGTGGAAGTTCTATAACCTGCTTACAGGAGCTAACAAGTCAAGCTACATTGATTCATTCTTAGACCGTTCTTTGAATGCCACTGAAATGGCTTTGGGAATCAATGCGGCTTTACATGGGGATGAGCGTTACAAATGGTTCATTGATTAAATGGGCTTATTGATTGAGAGAGGAAAGGGCAACTACTTGGTTAGTTGTCCTTTCTTTATTTCTACCAATTTATTAAACATTGTACATTATGGATATAGATTATACTGTGGGCGAAGTGGAACTGTCCTACAAACCCAAATTCAATAAACTGCATAAGGTAGCCAGTTCAGAGGACGCTTATAAATACTTACTCCCTACCTATAAGGAGGGTACAATCTGTTACAAGGAATACTTCAAAGTTCTGTTCCTAAACCAAGCCAGCCAAATTTTAGGCTACACTCTTATATCAGAGGGTGGAATTACTGAAACTTGTGCTGATGTCAGAGTAATTCTACAAGCTGCATTGCTTACCAATTCAGTAGCCATTATCCTTGCACATAATCATCCAAGCGGTAATCTGAAAGCAAGTAGGCAGGATATGGAGATTACTAAGCAAGTCAAGGATGCAGCACAGCTTATGAGGATTAAAGTCTTAGACCATCTCATACTTATAGATGCAGGATATTATAGTTTCGCTGACGAGGGAGAATTATAATAAGGTAAAGGGCACTCAATTTCTAAGTTGGGTGTCCTTATCATATTCACTTCTACTATTAGTGAATGTTCCTTTAGTAATCAGTGAGTTAGCAAATCCAACTCTGAATTAATATTCACTTCTATTCATTAACTTATAAAACAGAACATTATGTCACTTAAATATTCAAGCACAACGGCAGACTATCTTATATGGTCTGATGCAATGAACCTCATAAGGAAGTTAGCCAAAGACGGGAATTATAAAATCTCACTTCTTATAGCTTTGGGGTGTTTCACAGGATTAAGAATATCTGATATTCTATCTCTAAGGTGGAAACAGATATTAGGTACTGACGAGTTTACAGTAATTGAGCAAAAGACAAATAAGGTAAGGACTATCAGACTGAACCCACAATTACAGCAGCATATCAAAGAGTGCTACGAACATATAAATCCTGTTGGAATCAATGCGCCAATCCTTATCAGTCAGAAAGGCACTATCTTCACAGTTCAGAGAATCAATATCATTCTTAAAGAGGTAAAGAAGAAGTACAGGTTAAAGATTAAGAACTTTAGTTGCCATTCACTTAGAAAAACATTCGGCAGACAGGTCTATAACATGAACAGTGATAATGCTGAACTTGCCTTAGTAAAGCTGATGGAACTGTTCAACCATAGTTCTGTCGCTATTACTAAAAGATACTTGGGGTTAAGGCAGGAAGAAATCTTACAGACTTATGACTGTTTGAGCTTCTAAATAACAGGTAGGACAAATCAAGAACAAGGTTAGTTCTATATACCCTAATCAAAATTTGTCCTACCTAAATTTTAAATTCCAGATATATCTAAAGTCTGATTATTTATGTTTGGCATTTCAGCCTTATAGAAGTAGCTCAATTCCATAAGTTTACAGACTTT contains:
- a CDS encoding GGGtGRT protein; this encodes MIREVKFESQDRRIKQILAALNENGIKDIEEANAICESYGLDPYKTCEETQPICFENAKWAYVVGAAIALKKGCKNAAEAAEAIGIGLQAFCIPGSVADDRKVGIGHGNLAAMLLREETKCFAFLAGHESFAAAEGAIKIAAKADKVRKEPLRCILNGLGKDAAQIISRINGFTYVQTQFDYYTGELKVVKEIAYSDGPRAKVKCYGADDVREGVAIMWKEGVDVSITGNSTNPTRFQHPVAGTYKKERVLAGKPYFSVASGGGTGRTLHPDNMAAGPASYGMTDTMGRMHSDAQFAGSSSVPAHVEMMGFLGIGNNPMVGCTVACAVDVATALNK
- a CDS encoding site-specific integrase; translated protein: MEKHCTMVYFSLRESKQNKKGLSPIEVSITTNGKRIYFSTGKHISAADWNKEKQAVKGKSEEAQLINGYLIQLRNKIYQKEIELLQKGYLITAELLKEAITDKVEALNEKTLLDVLNEHNTERKAMVGKTVAPATYWVFEYTGRLFKEFIQKKYERKDLYLREINLGFIQGFHAYLLGEKKMGQNSCTKHLKFLKKLLNLAVANSYISYNPVNAYKVEREPVEVDFLDEEELRKIINFDTPLPRLERAKDMFLFGCFTGLSYIDIKTLTPEHFEKDSAGRIWIKKRRVKTGVLSRIPLLPIAKLILDKYKGGEKLLPIQDPADINKYLKDIAILCGINKRICFHTSRHTFASTVTLANNISLEVVSKMLGHTNTRMTAHYARLIDKCIGEQMDKLMDTFTGDSDY
- a CDS encoding DUF3871 family protein — its product is MRNLVIMPAMANNRERMNWGEYAEEATIIVDEPVRPVTHFIEANTQEVTLHHLKHDCITPVFSKDNELTINHAAFVETIQDAAQSFFNGEKVEQADIRVSHIIKGRIPEAIHKPANQLLESDKTIYYERAAFSIDVPTIYETVGGNKLNLSIVGVRAYNQMNLYSKKVPELFRLAIGFKNQVCCNMCIFTNGYKDDLRVSNTTELYRAALELFNNYNPAKHLYLMQQLGNTSMSEHQFAQIIGKMRLYQCLPTGYQKALPRMLLTDTQINSVAKAYIHDDNFGSFGSELNMWKFYNLLTGANKSSYIDSFLDRSLNATEMALGINAALHGDERYKWFID
- a CDS encoding JAB domain-containing protein, encoding MDIDYTVGEVELSYKPKFNKLHKVASSEDAYKYLLPTYKEGTICYKEYFKVLFLNQASQILGYTLISEGGITETCADVRVILQAALLTNSVAIILAHNHPSGNLKASRQDMEITKQVKDAAQLMRIKVLDHLILIDAGYYSFADEGEL
- a CDS encoding tyrosine-type recombinase/integrase, which encodes MSLKYSSTTADYLIWSDAMNLIRKLAKDGNYKISLLIALGCFTGLRISDILSLRWKQILGTDEFTVIEQKTNKVRTIRLNPQLQQHIKECYEHINPVGINAPILISQKGTIFTVQRINIILKEVKKKYRLKIKNFSCHSLRKTFGRQVYNMNSDNAELALVKLMELFNHSSVAITKRYLGLRQEEILQTYDCLSF